The following proteins are encoded in a genomic region of Arachis ipaensis cultivar K30076 chromosome B02, Araip1.1, whole genome shotgun sequence:
- the LOC107626212 gene encoding DExH-box ATP-dependent RNA helicase DExH12: protein MSHLGGGAEAHARFKQYEYRANSSLVLTTDSRPRETHEPTGEPESLWGKIDPRSFGDRAYRGRPAELDEKLEKAKQKKKKERDPLTEPLPRQGKRRRLQEESVLTATEEGVYQPKTKETRAAYEAMLSVIQQQLGGQPLSIVSGAADEILAVLKNDAVKNPDKKKEIEKLLNPIPNQVFDQLVSIGKLITDFQEGSDAANGTSAMDGDDGLDDDVGVAVEFEENEDDDDESDLDQVQEEEEDEDDVAEPNGSGGMQMGGGIDDEDMEDANEGMSLNVQDIDAYWLQRKISQAFEQQIDPQQCQKLAEEVLKILAEGDDREVENKLLIHLEFDKFSLIKFLLRNRLKIVWCTKLARAQDQEEREKIEEEMKGTDLQPILEQLHATRASAKERQKNLEKSIREEARRLRDDTGGEGNTDRERSRRGLADRDAESGWLKGQRQMIDLDNLAFAQGGLFMAKKKCDLPDGSYRHLSKGYEEIHVPALKAKPLKENEKLVKISSMPDWAQPAFKGMTQLNRVQSQVYETALFKPDNLLLCAPTGAGKTNVAVLTILRQIALHRNPDDGSIDHSAYKIVYVAPMKALVAEVVGNLSNRLQSYDVKVRELSGDQSLTRQQIEETQIIVTTPEKWDIITRKSGDRTYTQLVKLVIIDEIHLLHDNRGPVLESIVARTVRQIEATEEHIRLVGLSATLPNYEDVALFLRVKLDKGLFYFDNSYRPVPLSQQYVGITVKKPLQRFQLMNDICYEKVMAVAGKHQVLIFVHSRKETAKTAKAIRDTALAKDTLARFLKEDSASREILHTHTDLVKSNDLKDLLPYGFAIHHAGMNRTDRQLVEDLFADGHVQVLVSTATLAWGVNLPAHTVIIKGTQIYSPEKGAWTELSPLDVMQMLGRAGRPQYDSYGEGIIVTGHSELQYYLSLMNQQLPIESQFVSKLADQLNAEIVLGTVQNAREACHWLGYTYLYVRMVRNPSLYGLEPDALTRDVLLEERRADLIHTAATILDRNNLVKYDRKSGYFQVTDLGRIASYYYITHGTISTYNEHLKPTMGDIELCRLFSLSEEFKYVTVRQDEKMELAKLLDRVPIPIKESLEEPSAKINVLLQAYISQLKLEGLSLTSDMVFITQSAGRLLRALFEIVMKRGWAQLAEKALNLCKMVTKRMWSVQTPLRQFNGIPSDVLTKLEKKDLAWERYYDLSSQEIGELIRAPKMGRMLHKYIHQFPKLNLAAHVQPITRTVLRVELTITPDFAWDDRIHGYVEPFWVIVEDNDGEYILHHENFMLKKQFIDEDHTLNFTVPIYEPLPPQYFIHVVSDRWLGSQTVLPVSFRHLILPEKYPPPTELLDLQPLPVTALRNPSYEALYQDFKHFNPVQTQVFTVLYNSDDNVLVAAPTGSGKTICAEFAILRNHQKGPDSVMRVVYIAPIEALAKERYRDWERKFGGGLKLKVVQLTGETAADLKLLEKGQIIISTPEKWDALSRRWKQRKHVQQVSLFIIDELHLIGGQGGPVLEVIVSRMRYIASQVENKIRIVALSTSLANAKDLGEWIGATSHGLFNFPPGVRPVPLEIHIQGVDIANFEARMQAMTKPTYTAIVQHAKNAKPALVFVPTRKHVQLTAVDLITYSSADGAEKPFLLRSSEELEPFLDRISDGMLKATLQGGVGYLHEGLNNLDYDIVTQLFEAGWIQVCVLSSSMCWGVALSAHLVVVMGTQYYDGRENAQSDYPVTDLLQMMGHASRPLVDNSGKCVILCHAPRKEYYKKFLYEAFPVESHLHHFLHDNLNAEIVAGVIENKQDAVDYLTWTFMYRRLTQNPNYYNLQGVSHRHLSDHLSELVENTLSDLEASKCVLIEDDMDLSPLNLGMIASYYYISYTTIERFSSSLTSKTKMKGLLEVLSSASEYAQLPIRPGEEEVVRRLINHQRFSFENPRVTDPHVKANALLQAHFSRQFVGGNLALDQREVLLCANRLLQSMVDVISSNGWLSLALLAMEVSQMVTQGMWERDSMLLQLPHFTKDLAKKCQENPGKSIETVFDLLEMDDDERRELLGMSDSQLFDIARFCNRFPNIDLSYEVIDSDNVRAGEDVTIQVALERDQAEVGPVDAPRYPKSKEEGWWLVVGDTKNNLLLAIKRVSLQRKLKAKLEFAAPADAGKKSYTLYFMCDSYLGCDQEYAFSIDVKAAGAADLDSSRE from the exons ATGTCGCACCTTGGTGGTGGTGCGGAGGCACACGCACGGTTCAAGCAGTATGAGTACCGTGCCAACTCGAGCTTGGTCCTCACCACCGACTCGCGTCCCCGGGAAACCCACGAGCCTACTGGTGAACCCGAGTCACTGTGGGGGAAGATCGACCCGAGGAGCTTTGGTGACCGGGCCTACCGTGGCAGGCCCGCCGAGCTGGATGAGAAACTTGAGAAGGCTAagcagaagaagaaaaaggagcgTGACCCTTTGACCGAGCCCCTGCCTCGACAGGGCAAGCGCCGCCGCCTCCAGGAAGAGAGTGTCCTCACTGCCACGGAGGAAGGCGTGTATCAGCCCAAGACCAAAGAGACTAGGGCTGCCTATGAGGCCATGCTGAGTGTCATTCAACAGCAGCTTGGCGGGCAGCCGCTCAGCATTGTTAGCGGTGCGGCTGATGAGATTCTTGCAGTGCTCAAGAATGATGCTGTTAAGAATCCGGACAAGAAGAAGGAAATTGAGAAGCTTTTGAATCCTATTCCTAATCAAGTGTTTGACCAGCTGGTTTCTATTGGGAAGCTTATTACAGACTTTCAGGAGGGGTCTGATGCTGCCAATGGTACCTCGGCTATGGATGGCGATGATGGCCTTGATGATGATGTTGGTGTGGCAGTGGAATTTGAGGAGAATGAGGATGACGATGATGAGAGTGATCTTGATCAGGTgcaagaggaggaagaggatgaggatgatgttgCCGAACCAAATGGATCAGGTGGTATGCAAATGGGTGGTGGTATTGACGATGAAGATATGGAGGATGCAAATGAGGGAATGAGTCTCAATGTACAGGATATAGATGCCTATTGGCTGCAGAGGAAGATTTCACAGGCGTTTGAGCAGCAGATTGATCCACAGCAGTGCCAGAAACTCGCTGAAGAGGTTCTAAAGATTCTGGCTGAAGGTGATGACAGAGAAGTTGAGAACAAGCTGTTGATCCATCTTGAGTTTGATAAGTTCAGTCTCATTAAGTTCCTTTTAAGGAACAGGTTGAAGATAGTGTGGTGTACCAAGTTGGCAAGGGCACAGGACCAGGAGGAAAGAGAGAAGATTGAGGAGGAAATGAAGGGGACAGATTTGCAGCCTATTTTGGAACAGTTGCACGCAACAAGGGCCTCTGCGAAGGAGAGGCAGAAGAACTTGGAGAAGAGTATAAGGGAAGAGGCACGTCGGTTGAGGGACGATACTGGTGGTGAGGGGAACACGGACAGGGAGAGGAGCAGGAGGGGGCTTGCTGATAGAGATGCAGAGAGTGGATGGTTGAAAGGTCAGCGTCAGATGATTGATCTAGATAACCTTGCTTTTGCTCAAGGTGGTTTGTTTATGGCAAAAAAGAAGTGTGACCTTCCAGATGGGTCTTATAGGCATCTCAGCAAGGGTTATGAAGAAATTCATGTGCCAGCTTTGAAGGCTAAACCACTTAAGGAGAATGAGAAGCTTGTTAAGATATCTTCTATGCCTGACTGGGCACAACCAGCCTTTAAAGGAATGACACAGTTGAATAGGGTTCAGAGCCAGGTTTACGAGACTGCTCTTTTCAAGCCTGACAATCTTCTTCTTTGTGCTCCAACTGGGGCTGGTAAAACTAATGTGGCGGTCCTCACAATACTCCGGCAGATTGCCCTGCATAGAAATCCAGATGATGGTTCAATTGATCATAGTGCATACAAAATTGTTTATGTTGCACCTATGAAAGCCCTTGTAGCTGAGGTGGTTGGGAATTTATCCAATCGGCTGCAGAGTTATGATGTTAAAGTTAGGGAGCTCAGTGGAGATCAATCGCTAACCCGACAACAGATAGAGGAGACTCAAATTATTGTAACAACACCTGAGAAGTGGGATATTATCACTCGGAAGTCAGGAGATCGCACTTACACACAGCTTGTGAAACTAGTTATCATTGATGAGATCCATCTTCTTCATGATAATAGAGGTCCTGTTCTTGAAAGCATTGTTGCTAGAACAGTGAGGCAGATTGAAGCCACAGAAGAGCATATTCGGTTGGTGGGTTTGTCTGCTACCCTTCCTAATTATGAAGATGTGGCACTATTCTTACGAGTTAAACTGGATAAGGGGTTGTTCTATTTTGATAATAGTTATAGGCCTGTTCCCCTTTCTCAACAGTATGTTGGAATCACAGTAAAGAAGCCACTTCAGAGGTTCCAGTTGATGAATGATATTTGCTATGAGAAAGTTATGGCTGTGGCAGGAAAACATCAAGTTCTTATATTTGTACATTCAAGGAAAGAAACTGCTAAAACAGCTAAAGCCATCAGAGATACTGCTCTTGCAAAAGATACTCTTGCTAGATTCCTTAAAGAAGATAGTGCAAGTCGGGAGATTCTTCATACTCATACGGACCTTGTGAAGAGCAATGATCTTAAGGATCTTCTGCCATACGGTTTTGCAATTCATCATGCCGGTATGAACAGGACAGATCGTCAGCTTGTTGAGGATCTCTTTGCTGATGGGCATGTGCAAGTTTTGGTATCCACCGCAACCCTTGCCTGGGGTGTGAATCTTCCAGCTCACACGGTGATAATTAAGGGAACACAGATTTACAGTCCGGAGAAGGGAGCATGGACTGAACTGAGCCCTCTTGATGTGATGCAGATGCTGGGTCGTGCTGGAAGGCCCCAGTATGACTCGTATGGTGAAGGAATAATTGTTACTGGCCATAGTGAGTTGCAGTATTACCTCTCACTTATGAATCAGCAACTTCCTATTGAGAGCCAGTTTGTGTCCAAGTTGGCTGATCAGCTGAATGCAGAAATTGTACTTGGTACTGTCCAAAATGCTAGAGAAGCCTGTCATTGGCTTGGATATACTTACTTGTATGTCCGCATGGTGCGGAATCCTTCACTTTATGGTTTGGAACCTGATGCGCTGACAAGAGATGTATTATTGGAGGAAAGAAGAGCTGATTTG ATTCATACAGCTGCAACCATCTTGGATAGGAATAATTTGGTGAAGTATGACAGGAAGAGTGGGTATTTTCAGGTCACTGATTTGGGTCGCATTGCGAGTTACTACTACATAACACATGGAACCATCTCCACATATAACGAGCATTTGAAGCCTACGATGGGAGACATAGAGCTATGCCGATTGTTCTCACTGAGTGAAGAATTCAAGTATGTGACGGTACGGCAGGATGAGAAGATGGAGCTAGCAAAGCTTTTGGACCGTGTTCCCATTCCCATCAAGGAGAGTTTGGAAGAGCCAAGTGCGAAAATCAATGTTTTGCTTCAAGCATACATTTCACAGTTAAAGCTTGAAGGGCTTTCACTAACATCTGATATGGTTTTCATAACTCAG AGTGCTGGACGCCTTTTGCGGGCTCTTTTTGAGATTGTAATGAAACGTGGATGGGCACAGTTGGCTGAAAAGGCTCTGAACTTGTGCAAGATGGTGACCAAGAGGATGTGGAGTGTCCAAACACCCCTTCGTCAGTTCAATGGTATCCCTAGTGATGTATTAACGAAGTTGGAGAAGAAAGATTTGGCTTGGGAGAGGTATTATGACCTATCATCACAAGAGATAGGTGAACTCATTCGTGCTCCAAAGATGGGAAGGATGCTTCATAAATATATCCATCAATTTCCAAAACTGAACCTTGCAGCTCATGTGCAGCCTATTACTCGGACAGTTCTGAGGGTTGAACTCACGATAACTCCAGATTTTGCATGGGATGACAGAATTCATGGTTATGTTGAGCCTTTTTGGGTGATTGTTGAGGACAATGATGGGGAATATATCCTTCATCATGAGAATTTTATGCTGAAAAAGCAGTTTATTGATGAGGATCATACGCTGAATTTCACAGTTCCAATCTACGAACCTCTTCCTCCTCAATACTTCATCCATGTTGTTTCAGATAGATGGCTTGGGTCACAAACTGTTCTACCTGTTTCCTTCAGGCACCTTATCTTACCTGAAAAGTACCCTCCCCCAACTGAACTCTTGGACCTGCAACCACTGCCTGTGACTGCATTGAGAAATCCATCGTATGAAGCACTTTATCAGGATTTCAAGCATTTCAATCCTGTTCAGACCCAAGTATTCACAGTTCTGTATAATTCTGATGACAATGTATTAGTTGCTGCACCGACAGGAAGTGGTAAGACCATCTGTGCAGAATTCGCTATTTTGAGGAATCATCAAAAAGGGCCTGATAGTGTCATGCGTGTTGTTTATATTGCACCTATTGAAGCACTTGCCAAGGAACGGTATCGTGATTGGGAGAGGAAATTTGGAGGTGGTCTTAAATTGAAGGTGGTTCAATTGACTGGAGAAACAGCAGCTGACTTGAAGCTACTTGAGAAAGGTCAGATTATCATTAGCACCCCAGAGAAGTGGGATGCTTTATCCCGCCGCTGGAAACAAAGGAAACATGTGCAGCAGGTTAGCCTTTTCATCATTGATGAACTCCACTTAATTGGAGGTCAAGGTGGTCCTGTTTTAGAAGTCATTGTTTCGAGGATGAGATATATTGCTAGTCAGGTTGAAAACAAGATTCGTATTGTGGCTTTGTCTACCTCTCTTGCAAATGCCAAGGATCTAGGAGAATGGATTGGAGCTACTTCCCATGGTCTTTTCAATTTTCCCCCCGGCGTTCGTCCTGTACCTTTGGAAATACACATTCAAGGTGTAGACATTGCTAATTTTGAGGCAAGGATGCAAGCAATGACAAAACCAACTTATACTGCAATTGTTCAGCACGCCAAGAATGCAAAACCTGCTCTTGTATTTGTGCCTACAAGGAAGCATGTGCAGCTGACAGCTGTGGATCTGATTACATACTCGAGTGCAGACGGTGCAGAGAAGCCCTTCTTATTGCGGTCCTCAGAAGAGCTTGAACCTTTTCTTGACAGGATTAGTGATGGAATGTTGAAAGCCACTTTACAAGGAGGAGTGGGATACTTGCATGAGGGCTTAAACAATCTGGATTATGATATTGTGACCCAACTGTTTGAAGCTGGCTGGATTCAGGTGTGTGTTTTGAGTAGTTCTATGTGTTGGGGAGTGGCATTGTCGGCTCACTTGGTAGTTGTGATGGGCACACAGTATTATGATGGGCGTGAAAATGCACAGTCAGATTACCCTGTTACTGATCTTCTGCAGATGATGGGTCATGCCAGCCGGCCTTTGGTAGATAATTCTGGGAAATGTGTCATCTTGTGTCATGCACCCCGGAAAGAATACTACAAGAAATTTTTATATGAAGCTTTCCCTGTTGAGAGCCACCTTCATCACTTCTTGCATGATAACCTGAATGCTGAAATTGTTGCTGGGGTTATTGAGAATAAGCAAGATGCTGTTGATTATCTCACATGGACATTCATGTACAGGCGTCTCACACAAAATCCCAACTATTACAATCTACAAGGAGTTAGTCACAGACATCTTTCTGATCACCTTTCAGAGCTTGTGGAAAATACATTAAGTGATTTGGAAGCGAGCAAGTGTGTTCTCATCGAGGATGACATGGATCTTTCTCCACTCAATCTTGGTATGATTGCTTCATATTATTACATCAGTTACACGACAATTGAGCGGTTTTCGTCATCATTGACTTCAAAGACAAAAATGAAGGGTCTTTTGGAGGTTCTGTCTTCAGCTTCTGAGTATGCTCAGCTTCCAATACGACCCGGGGAGGAAGAGGTGGTTCGCAGATTAATTAATCACCAAAGGTTTTCCTTTGAAAACCCGAGAGTCACAGACCCACATGTTAAAGCTAATGCTTTGCTGCAGGCCCACTTCTCAAGGCAATTTGTCGGGGGAAATCTTGCACTGGACCAGAGGGAGGTTCTTCTTTGTGCAAATAGATTGCTTCAGTCAATGGTAGATGTAATATCAAGTAATGGTTGGCTAAGCTTGGCTCTTCTGGCCATGGAAGTTAGTCAAATGGTTACTCAAGGAATGTGGGAACGTGACTCCATGCTATTACAACTTCCTCACTTTACTAAGGATCTGGCTAAGAAATGCCAGGAGAACCCAGGGAAGAGTATAGAAACTGTGTTTGATTTATTAGAGATGGACGATGATGAAAGGCGGGAGTTGTTGGGCATGTCAGATTCCCAGTTGTTTGATATTGCCAGATTTTGTAATCGTTTCCCCAATATTGATTTGTCATATGAGGTGATAGACAGTGACAATGTGCGGGCTGGGGAAGATGTCACAATACAAGTCGCTCTCGAACGGGATCAGGCAGAAGTAGGACCTGTTGATGCTCCCAGGTATCCAAAATCCAAGGAGGAGGGATGGTGGCTTGTTGTTGGTGACACCAAAAACAACTTGTTGCTTGCCATTAAACGGGTTTCGCTTCAGCGGAAGCTAAAAGCCAAACTGGAGTTTGCTGCTCCTGCTGATGCTGGAAAGAAATCCTATACCCTTTACTTCATGTGCGATTCATACCTGGGCTGTGATCAGGAGTATGCTTTTTCCATTGATGTCAAAGCAGCAGGGGCTGCTGATTTAGATAGCAGTAGAGAATGA
- the LOC107626214 gene encoding nuclear pore complex protein NUP35 isoform X2, translating into MSTTVHKTPKSGRQTLFFQDLASPVSSRRGKFSSPGQAAAVSALWRENFGGSDLPPPPVFTLEDRSDFSPESGLPDYQISPESKSNIRTPVQASNREFSTPLKSKSEASTSYVLRGVQQSQQSSPGLSWWSPTTAKSAGEQDEKGRSSPVEGVVQPGALITLPPQLEVARPEVQRNSLPAGNLNEEEWVTVYGFSPGDTNLVLREFEKCGEILKHVPGPRDANWMHILYQNRSDSQKALNKNGVQLNGVLIVGVKPLDPMQRQALDERLNHQGFMPLPLPSARNSESSTLKAPSRPYYLQNGNSSARQTGGAIASPTKSLVSKIMDLMFGV; encoded by the exons ATGAGCACCACAGTGCACAAAACTCCAAAGTCTGGTAGACAGACTTTGTTTTTCCAGGATTTAGCCTCGCCCGTTTCTTCCAGGAGAGGAAAGTTTTCAAGTCCGGGACAGGCAGCTGCAGTATCTGCTCTGTGGCGTGAGAATTTCGGTGGTTCGGACCTTCCACCTCCTCCTGTTTTCACCTTGGAAGACAGGTCAGATTTTTCTCCTGAATCAGGCTTACCGGATTACCAAATATCCCCGGAGTCTAAATCCAATATTAGGACTCCAGTTCAAGCTTCAAATAGAGAATTTTCAACTCCATTGAAAAGCAAATCCGAGGCCAGCACATCTTATGTGTTAAGAGGGGTGCAACAAAGCCAGCAGAGCTCACCAGGGTTGAGTTGGTGGTCACCCACAACTGCAAAGAGTGCCGGAGAACAAGATGAAAAGGGAAGGAGTTCACCAGTTGAGGGTGTGGTTCAGCCTGGTGCTCTTATAACTCTCCCTCCGCAGCTGGAAGTAGCAAGGCCAGAGGTTCAAAGGAATTCTTTGCCAGCTGGGAATCTCAATGAGGAAGAGTGGGTGACTGTTTATGG ATTTTCTCCAGGTGATACTAATTTGGTTTTAAGGGAGTTTGAAAAATGTGGTGAAATTTTGAAACATGTTCCTGGTCCTAGAGATGCTAATTGGATGCATATTTTATATCAG AATCGTTCTGATTCCCAGAAAGCCCTTAACAAGAATGGAGTGCAGCTCAATGGAGTCCTAATAGTTGGTGTGAAACCCTTGGATCCCATGCAACGTCAAGCATTGGATGAACGGCTTAACCATCAGGGATTTATGCCCTTACCTCTTCCGTCTGCTAGAAATTCAGAATCAAGTACGCTGAAAGCTCCCTCTCGACCCTACTATCTGCAGAATGGCAACTCAAGTGCCCGGCAAACTGGAGGAGCCATTGCTTCTCCAACAAAATCATTGGTGTCCAAGATCATGGATTTGATGTTTGGAGTCTAG
- the LOC107626214 gene encoding nuclear pore complex protein NUP35 isoform X1 — protein MSTTVHKTPKSGRQTLFFQDLASPVSSRRGKFSSPGQAAAVSALWRENFGGSDLPPPPVFTLEDRSDFSPESGLPDYQISPESKSNIRTPVQASNREFSTPLKSKSEASTSYVLRGVQQSQQSSPGLSWWSPTTAKSAGEQDEKGRSSPVEGVVQPGALITLPPQLEVARPEVQRNSLPAGNLNEEEWVTVYGSSCRFSPGDTNLVLREFEKCGEILKHVPGPRDANWMHILYQNRSDSQKALNKNGVQLNGVLIVGVKPLDPMQRQALDERLNHQGFMPLPLPSARNSESSTLKAPSRPYYLQNGNSSARQTGGAIASPTKSLVSKIMDLMFGV, from the exons ATGAGCACCACAGTGCACAAAACTCCAAAGTCTGGTAGACAGACTTTGTTTTTCCAGGATTTAGCCTCGCCCGTTTCTTCCAGGAGAGGAAAGTTTTCAAGTCCGGGACAGGCAGCTGCAGTATCTGCTCTGTGGCGTGAGAATTTCGGTGGTTCGGACCTTCCACCTCCTCCTGTTTTCACCTTGGAAGACAGGTCAGATTTTTCTCCTGAATCAGGCTTACCGGATTACCAAATATCCCCGGAGTCTAAATCCAATATTAGGACTCCAGTTCAAGCTTCAAATAGAGAATTTTCAACTCCATTGAAAAGCAAATCCGAGGCCAGCACATCTTATGTGTTAAGAGGGGTGCAACAAAGCCAGCAGAGCTCACCAGGGTTGAGTTGGTGGTCACCCACAACTGCAAAGAGTGCCGGAGAACAAGATGAAAAGGGAAGGAGTTCACCAGTTGAGGGTGTGGTTCAGCCTGGTGCTCTTATAACTCTCCCTCCGCAGCTGGAAGTAGCAAGGCCAGAGGTTCAAAGGAATTCTTTGCCAGCTGGGAATCTCAATGAGGAAGAGTGGGTGACTGTTTATGG TTCCTCCTGCAGATTTTCTCCAGGTGATACTAATTTGGTTTTAAGGGAGTTTGAAAAATGTGGTGAAATTTTGAAACATGTTCCTGGTCCTAGAGATGCTAATTGGATGCATATTTTATATCAG AATCGTTCTGATTCCCAGAAAGCCCTTAACAAGAATGGAGTGCAGCTCAATGGAGTCCTAATAGTTGGTGTGAAACCCTTGGATCCCATGCAACGTCAAGCATTGGATGAACGGCTTAACCATCAGGGATTTATGCCCTTACCTCTTCCGTCTGCTAGAAATTCAGAATCAAGTACGCTGAAAGCTCCCTCTCGACCCTACTATCTGCAGAATGGCAACTCAAGTGCCCGGCAAACTGGAGGAGCCATTGCTTCTCCAACAAAATCATTGGTGTCCAAGATCATGGATTTGATGTTTGGAGTCTAG
- the LOC107626219 gene encoding uncharacterized protein LOC107626219, with translation MEEGGGGEERRMKMKAMVAIDESEGSFYALKWALDNFFSTISIDNNNNNEEGSIMVYLVNVQSKFQQHIYPVGVAGAGKHKHQSQKKMENLNQLYYAKRSNHMEMHKEALLNARNTIILVAV, from the exons aTGGAGGAAGGTGGTGGTGGAGAAGAGAGGAGGATGAAGATGAAGGCGATGGTGGCCATAGATGAGAGTGAGGGAAGCTTCTATGCTCTAAAATGGGCCCTTGATAACTTCTTCAGCACTATATCCATtgacaataataacaacaatgaAGAAGGCAGCATAATGGTGTATCTTGTTAATGTTCAATCCAAATTCCAACAACATATCTACCCTGTTGGAGTTGCTGGAGCTG GGAAACATAAGCATCAGAgccaaaagaaaatggaaaatctGAATCAACTTTATTATGCTAAAAGGAGTAATCACATGGAGATGCACAAAGAGGCATTACTGAATGCAAGAAACACCATCATATTAGTTGCTGTTTGA
- the LOC107626220 gene encoding MATH domain and coiled-coil domain-containing protein At3g58270: MRNKVGSSVDFEIFTWKIEDFTKKDITKLSSKAFKIRGYTWKLLVHPLRNDVNHFSLYLMVADNLPPYGWTRNTFFKLALINQVDRRKSIVKETQQKFNGGHRCWGSFFMNLKDFHDLRQGYIVRNTCIIEAHICVSNFPPPLDTNIINPINDDSILENNNTNNNPSPPTTNHANLRSSCDEITNSPSTSSSQSSSRSSPNESLGTNSEIQASSKKQLRLRDLIDLQTFLKDHIPLLEEVCTWHPSLLQSQKNRTQAFRLWAFTSLGQVLHFLKTKKVKDIDDNDIKTLQGLWDELEKSSGFELAWLQPYVEAALSVKAHLQKTKKLKKLVDHVVGLEIKMKKLRGELAAAEAEFEIARKDLSQVRKGFQKMDVNATIGYAMF; encoded by the exons ATGAGAAATAAGGTGGGAAGTAGTGTTGATTTTGAGATATTCACTTGGAAAATTGAAGATTTCACAAAGAAAGATATCACCAAATTAAGCTCCAAGGCTTTCAAAATACGTGGCTATACATg GAAGCTTCTTGTGCATCCACTGAGGAACGATGTGAATCATTTTTCATTGTATTTGATGGTTGCTGATAATTTACCTCCTTATGGATGGACAAGAAACACTTTCTTCAAGTTGGCTCTAATCAATCAAGTTGATAGAAGAAAGTCAATTGTAAAGG AGACACAACAGAAATTCAATGGAGGACATAGATGCTGGGGTTCATTCTTCATGAATCTAAAAGACTTCCATGACCTTAGACAAGGTTACATTGTGAGGAACACATGCATCATTGAAGCACACATTTGTGTCTCCAATTTTCCACCACCTCTAGACACCAACATTATCAACCCAATCAATGATGATTCCATCTTAGAAAATAATAACACTAATAATAATCCATCACCTCCAACAACAAATCATGCTAATCTTCGATCCTCATGTGATGAAATTACAAATAGCCCCTCAACATCATCATCACAATCATCATCAAGGTCTAGTCCAAATGAATCATTAGGTACTAATAGTGAAATCCAAGCTTCATCAAAAAAACAACTAAGACTAAGAGACCTAATAGATTTGCAAACCTTCTTAAAAGATCACATTCCATTGTTAGAAGAAGTTTGCACATGGCACCCTTCACTTTTACAAAGCCAAAAGAATAGGACTCAAGCTTTTAGGTTATGGGCATTCACATCATTAGGCCAAGTTCTTCACTTTCTTAAGACAAAGAAGGTTAAGGACATTGATGACAATGACATAAAAACCCTTCAAGGTTTGTGGGATGAACTTGAGAAGTCTTCAGGGTTTGAATTGGCTTGGCTTCAGCCTTATGTTGAGGCTGCATTGAGTGTGAAGGCTCACTtgcaaaaaacaaagaaattgaagaaattggTTGATCATGTTGTTGGTTTGGAAATTAAGATGAAGAAATTGAGAGGGGAACTTGCTGCTGCTGAAGCTGAGTTTGAGATTGCAAGAAAAGACTTGTCTCAAGTGAGAAAAGGGTTTCAAAAGATGGATGTGAATGCTACTATTGGTTATGCCatgttctaa